Part of the Notamacropus eugenii isolate mMacEug1 chromosome 5, mMacEug1.pri_v2, whole genome shotgun sequence genome is shown below.
gaatacagaagaaagaatgctatttttcactttttcattccttttcttttatttgagaatTCTTGTACAAAGTGACTACTGCACATAtctaacctatatctgattgcttactgtctcagcaaggggggagggagaatttggaactcacaactttaaataaaactgtttaaaaattaataaacattttccaattaaaaaagaaagactttaggTTAAGGAGAAAGTGCCCAACTGTACTGGGAAAAGGGCTTATCTGATTTATAAAAGGAGATTGTTCCCTATTCCTCTCCTATTTTTTCTGTAGGAATTCCTAAGTTATCAAACAATTTATTACATACAGCCagttatatcttttaaaatataatttctttaatCTACTAACACCTCTCTAATTATCTTCACAGCCTCAGTACTGGCTTTTTCTTTACTtgttctgtaattttcttttaaatttaatttgattttttttaatgagtaaaaaaatattttctccctatCACAACTCATATGTAAAAAGAACAGTTTGCTATCTACATAGTAACTAGCTATGCCTAAATGGAACACAAATTTGAACAGGCCTgggtcaaataaaacaaattccacattgatcacatgcaaaaaaaaaggaTGTCACAGTCTGCACCCTGAATAAAGCCGAGCTCTCCATCAGGAGCTGGGGAGCGTGTTTCATTCTGGCTCCACCAGAACCATGGAGGGTCACTGTACTGCTCAGAGGTCACCTTCCAAAGCTGTTTTTATAACACTGCTACTGCATAAACTGTCCtactggttctgcttgcttcatctGCCTCCATTCCTACAAGACTTTCCAGCTCTCCCAAACCAACCCCTTCCTCATTCTTATGGCACCACAGTATCccaccataacttgttcagtcactccccagaCAACAGCCACCTCTTACTTCCCACGTCtctgccaccacagaaagagaagCTACCtaggaccttttcctctttctttgatctctttggggggtAGATATAATACTGGTATGTCAGGGTCACTGTTTAGTAATACAGGGGACACAGCTGCAAAATGTTTTTACAAAATGATTAAACTAATTCACAACTGTACAGTGCTTACACAGACGTATTTTCCCAcactcctttttttttgtcaacttttgACAATATGATGGGTCTGAGGTATATTAAAGCCACCCAAGTGGCTTTAATTTTCATGTCTCTAATTCTTAGtaacttagaacatttttttagaTGGCTGCTGATGACTTGTaattcttcctccaaaaactgcCTCTTTATCTTTTATCcacttatccattggggaatggttctaaTTCTTGTAAATCTGAATCACTACTACTAATATTCTTCATTCCCCTCCACGCTACATTGCTGAGTCAGGTCTGCAGGACCAAGTCTTAACCATTCTTCCATCTTCTGTAAATGGGGGGACCCATTTATCACCATCTCCCTTTTcagtgttgtcttctcccattaaaatgtcagctccttgagggcagggactacaaTTCTTTCTGCCTGTATTCATACACTCAACCCTTAGCACACTTAATGAATGTTGTTAATTGGATATGGAATTAAAaccttttatcagagaaatgtgctGCAAATACTTTTTAACCAGTTaactttctcctcttcctagTTCAGCTGCATCGGTTTTGTTTGAGAAAAAACTTCCATTTTATAACatcaaaattgtctttttgtGAACTACTCTACCCCGTGttgatcatgaactcttcctctaGGCATGGATCTCCAAGGTACtctcttccttgttcctctaatttgttcatGAAGTcaacctttatgtctaagtcatggaACCATATGCAGCTCATGTTGATATATGGGGTGAAATGTCAAGCACTTACTAAACACATATCCACCCTCCCTGCTATCCAGAAACTCAAAATTAAATGGGGGAAGACGACACATCAACAACTGATGGACGGACAAGCTGTGTTCGTACAGGATCACCTGGAGATGATCTCAGAGAaaaagcactaagattaaggagaaccGGTGAAGGCTTCGAGCAGAAAACCCTATACTGTAAAGATTGCAATGTAAGCAGTTCTCTAACCACTCATGACTGCTTGTTTGTACTTACCTGATTTTTCTGTGTTTGTTATTTAAGTTCTCTGCTGCTGAACTCAACCGCCATCAGCGAGCAAGCTGTCTGCAGGCTGCCCTTGGGACCATTATTCTGCCACAGGCGAAGGCCTGGAGCTGAGACCTACTCTAGGACTCAGAGCCATTCTTACAATGCTCAGTCATGCTCCTGCACTAGACAGCACAGAATTGGGCTGGGACTGCTCCTTGCTCTGGCTCCGACTTCCAGACACAAGTTCCCTTCACAGTCCATACCAGTTCTGATATATCACCAACCTATTCCTGTTCCCTTTGCAGTGTCAGTCCCTATTTTTTGGTCTCAAATCTAGAAAGCTCTGCATGGTGCCTTCCTGACTAGATCTAGTCTCCACgctaaattttttgaaaatatggTCTCATCATCACCAACAATATATGTGAAAAAATGTACAAATCAAAGTTCTTGTTCTGTAGGAGCGAAGATCAAAATGACTACGAAGTGATCTAATTTCTTATGACACCGTAACATGTATTAAGTCTTACACTTCatccagtgcctaacacagagtTCTGGACTGTAACACAATCATCTCAACATTCATCATGACAGaatctcacctataaaatgtataggaaaaaaacgaggattttttttaaccactctATATTGAAAGTTTGCAGTTCACTACATTAGCATTTGAATAGGCACTAGGGGAACATACAAAGAAAATTTAGATATAGCCCCAATCCTTAAGGATTCTACTATCTAATGGGAACAAGGGTGGGTATATAATCTctattatgtaaaataaaatagaaatggcagAGGAACAAATACATCAATTCTAAGAAATGGACCTTACCTTGAAGGTTGTTTTATAACTTTAATGTGTCTTCTCCAACacaatgtaaagtccttgaaggcagaaactgttttgggttttttttctatttgtttctccTCTGCTTAAGCACAATGCTGgatacacagtaggtatttaatatgtTCATTGACAGCTACCTCTATAGTGCCTTCTCCCAACTGGACTCTATCAAGGTATCAAGAAAGCAGCACTCATCTCCCACCCATCAGGCACCAATTATAAGAAGGCACTGATACATATCTATCTGTATAGCTTTCCTGGGTGTGTATGTATGACCTGTGATATTATAAACTACCTAACCAGCAGCTATAAAACATCTGCCATATTAGCAGTAAATCACTATCATGTGTGCATATAAAGAACCCTAAGCCTGCATAGGGAAGGTAGCTGCgtgaccctgtctgcctcagatttctcatctgtaaatgagttggagaaaggaaatgccaaaccactccagcatctttgccaagaaaaccccaactggggtcacaaagtggGGGATacgactaaaacaactgaacagccaACGCTGCTTGACGTTAAGGTGAAGGACAACAGAAGAAGTACCTGATAGCACTCTCCATTAAGATTGTCTAAGACATCTCCACATGTTTTACGCATGTATTTCTTACACCCGTCAATCACCATCTGGTCAATGTTTGACACGTGTTAAGGAGCATGAAAATTCTTGCTACAACATTCAACTGGGTTAACTGATTTTTAAATAGTCAAACACCTGAAAAACAATGTCTGCAAGAACATAAAGTGCTTATAAAGCGCAAGTTTTGTTATCATCGTTCTGTATATATTTCAAAAACCTTAGTTTTTCCCTTCCAGGAAAACATGATTAtttgggaggggagaaaaaggagaagaaaattagCTATCCAGAGAGACAAAGCTTCTTATTTTACACCAAGGCCACTCAAAACAAAGATTTCTTCCTGTAAATTCCCTGTGGACTCAGACAGGACATTACGGTGATTACAGGAGACAAAGACTGCTCGTGTCTGCTGTCCTTGGGTACATCATGATTGGCGGcaagagagacagggagataaCTCGTTGGTTACTGCAACcactaacaaaaagaaaaaaagttttcttttctaaattttttaaagcCTGGTTTTTAATGACTGCTGTCTTTCAGTCATTAAACGGGCACACATTCtagtctagaaaaaaaaatcaaaggattccttgaattaatgtttttaaatgcaaaggaaacaaattatactgAATAAATGTATTCTGAAGTTCAAAGACCACAGATTAAGAATTTCTGTCAtagagaaaaggcaaatgcattaTAGAGGgactaaggttaaaaaaaataaagacactgtaacttgattcttttaaaaaaggatatcTCTACCATAGTGACCATCTTTGGTTTCAATTTGACTATTTCATATAATATTCCCCCATCGCCACCACCCAGAATCAGCACTTCTTTGTCAGTGTAATCTTCCTTCCCACTGCCCATTATGGCCTGAGTATACGCCAAGTCACTCTCTGCCAAATCTAGAAAtcggaaaatacaaacagaaagatggTTAgacattttgtaattttgtaatgCATCTTTTTTTAGATCACTTCAATTAATAAAGCCATACTTGTTTCTGCTGCTAAACAATGTGACAGTAAAGGATGATGGTGTCAGAAGACTTCTAGAGGTGAAACCATTCATTCACCTTCCTCTTTTCCATTCACTGTTTCATTTATTTACAAGTAAAAACAACAGAACAGGTCCAGTCATaagtaaactggaaaaaaaaaaacctaacaaacCAAGCCCCCATCATTTGGACAATGTCAGAACAAGTTGTGGGACTTCAACGAAATATTAAACTacgatcaaataaaataatgtgttTGCAAAAGCACACTCTGAAAACTTTAAGGCACAATCTAAACGCTGGTTATTACCATATTATCATAAAAGGGCAATCAACATGAGAAGTGGCCAGAAAACCAGAGAGTCCGGCACGAACAGACAGACACATTATGAGACAAGACGACATATCAAATGCCATTATCAATACTGGATCCAGATTATTGACAACAAATAAACTAACTTCCTGGCAGAAAGGTGGTGGTTACGTATTCTGTCCACTGCAGCCAACACAGTGGTTGATTTTGCTAagcttttttgtctttctcttatcGTCGATACGTAAGAAGGCAGGTTACTGGTAAGTGAATGTGGTACAGAAATCAAAATGcacttatacatttaaaaaaaatagataccCTACAccaaacatgattttttttaaagccctctAAGTATGACATGTAGATTCCTTTTCACCTAACAGCTTTATAGAACATAGGAAAATAAACAGAGACAGTGGCAATTCAATAAATAAGAGGCTTTCACTTAAAAAGACCAAAATGTGTAGTTAGATACATGAAAAAGTCTACATAAGTTGACAGTGGCAACATTCTGAAAGCAAACTTGAGTAAAGTTTCAGCAAGTCCAAGACATGAAGAGACCACTTCAGCCGGTCTTGACTGAGGTGGGGAAACACTCACTGACATCCCCGCTGAGGATGAGGATATTTCCAAACTGCTTTGAATGCAGAATCTTAATATTCTGATAAGGTGAATCTTCATCATACACAACTTCGTCGATGTCATATTCCACCAGGCGTCCATCAGCTGTGGGCCAATACTTATCGATTTTGCCTCCTCGTACAAGAGCTGGCAATCTGAAGAAACAACATAAGCCTTTACAGGTTCTGTTTATCAATGTCCTATCTGTTCCATCTTCCCATTCTGCAACCAGGAAACATCAACAGACTCCAAACAGCAAATGGTCACATTTTCTGCAGAAGCttttaagaagagagaaaatgaccaGGAACGAACATGAatacgaacacacacacacacacacacacacacacacactgcatttTATACAGATAGCTTTTGATAGAAAGCTGCTCTATCTATAGAAAATCTATAGAAACTCTTCACTACAGTcctggaatcatagatttagatagaAGTGGATGTCCCTGAATCCTCAAAAAGTTATGCCAATGGAACACATCCTCTGGTAGGTTCCATCAAGCTAAAAAAGACCTTGGATGTGGCCGTGGAATTTATAAGATGACAGATTTAGGGCTGGAGGAATCCCAGAAACCCATctcatccaattccctcattgCACGGTacagaaactgaggtcaaaagagAATGATGTCACCTCACCCTGGGTTACACGTGGAAGTATCAGAACTAAAATGTATAATGTCATTATttaaaaactgaggctcacaccAGAAGTTTGGCCATGGCCACCACGAAAACCAGATACAGGCTACAGGTAGCAAGCAGACATGCCCCAGTAATTTATACGTAAACACACAATCAAAGTGAAGTTTCGTACTTGAGAAATTCAAATACTAATGATGACtaatagattaaatttaaaattctcaACGCCACAAATATTGTTAAAATCAGAAAAGCTGGTTCCCTTTAAACAGAACTGAGACTGGAgtcagatgctcactagctgtgtgactgggcaagtgttcagttgtgttcagtcacatctgacttgctgtgaccccatctgggacttccttggcagagacactgcagcagttttcatttcttcctccagctcattctaaaaatgtggaaactgaggcaaacaggattcagtgacttgcccaaggtcacacagccaggaaatcatgtctgactccaggcctagttctCCTCCTATGCCCTGCAACCACACCTAGCTGCCTGACATCTGAGCATACCACTGAACCTGTATCTGATAATGACTTctactacctcccagggttgttgtgagggccaagtaagataatatttgtaaagtgcctggcacacatcaGGCAATTAATTAACGTTTATTCCCCTTATGGTAAATCTCTGCTCTGTCAATTTCAATTCTTAGCCAATAAAGGTCATTAcaaattctccctttcctcccaacccccctatatatacatacgtacatatatatatataaaattaaatgacaCTTTGGTGCACCCCCCATAGCTACCCATCCTCCCCAGGGAGTTCCCACACCCACAAGGGCAGAAGAAGGGAAATGGCCAGGTCCCTTTTTTCCCAGCACAGACTAGAGCTACAGCTTTATAAAACACTTATCTGGCATTTCTAATGTCCTAGAGAATAAGCCACAGATATCACAGCCCTGGATGATGGTCCTGGAGGCAGGTGcttttcccccaaactctctATTGATCACTCCATGTCAAAGGTAACAGGTCAAGTACTATCATCTGTACACAATACCACCATCCTCTGTCTGAGCAGATATCCTGGATAGCAACAAAAGCTCTATAAATAGCCTTTAGGGTTTACAAGGTGTTTTACATAACTCATCTACTCtgctcctcataacaaccctgtgaatcaGGTTTTATcattatctccttttacagacagggtaactgaggctgagagagtacTCACCGTGTGAGTAAGTacgtgaggcagaatttgaatcttcCTGAATATTCAATGTAAGTCTgactatccactgccccacctagttaGTAGAACATAATTTCCTGGTAATTCATCCATCACACATATTTTCTGGCCTGGTCTCACTGTGGAATAAACAACCCTTTTAGCCTCCTCATAAATGGGATGGAATCCAATGACCTAAGGTCCTTCCGTTCGAGCTCCAATATTCTATGACCACAAGAGGACAGCTATCTAGCCCTCAAAACATCAGAACAGAACCTGAACCAGATCACAGAATGACATATGTGGTGTCAGCACTGACCTGTTAGACAACACCTTTCCTGTCAGCAGCTGAGGCACATAAGGATTTGTTTGAGGGTCAGTGAAAAACTGAACTGATTTTGCAGTTCAGGGTCTAAACCTTCCAAAGGGATCTACCAAGACTGACCAGTTAATACTaaaactacaaagaaaaatggaaagtaattGTTACCTATTTTAGAAAGGGAAACCTCCACAAAGGAGCTGAAAGTGAAGCCAGGTTCTGACTTCTTGTTTTGACACCACCTAGGATCTAGGTTGGGAAGGTAGTAAGGAAGTGGACAGTAAAAGAAATCTATGCACATCCAACCTGTTAACTGAGCATTTAGCTATTTACAAAACACCCCTGgaagagagttaaagatcttccccacccaagAACATTCCAagggtggagcccattaagggcaTGGATTTCCGGAGGCTTGTtggtaggaaggcccacacctcggttaattgttaatgaggcaccATCCTGATACCCTCCAGCTCAGAGAAGTGGaaatatactctgaggtgaggtttggcTCTGGGCTTCTGGAGTCCGAGGAGACTCTGGGTGGCAGTTAAGGAGTCCCCCACCCCTTTGAAAAGCttgtctggtaactatgtacgcATGTAAAGGTtggacagttggatctgtctgatgatctgtgatgcatgtgttacttatggtcagacagaagccctgtctgtgggTCTTGAGTTCTCTGCTTATATcttctgttggtatatgtgattaaagaagattattgatccctcaaaagctgctttcctttcagaaagcaGATCTAGGAACCTGTGCTAGtgggccatcctggatgtgtcagggtgctcgCTGCTACAGGGAGCCAGTAGCTGGAGTAGATATAAAATTAATCAACTAAAGATATGGGGCCCTGGTCACAAGGCGCAGTAACAGCCAATACTTTTACTACCTCCACTCTGATTcggcattatttttaaaatgacaagctTAATTTAAAATAACTCAATCCTATTAACTTTCAAACAGAAGTGTGAGGTGAGAATGCCCTTCCAAAGTTTTCAaaaggcatttagggttagggttttagtTCTTAGGAACATCTCATATTTCTAACTTGTATAATTATGGTTGGGgcttctgtttctgcctctcaGCCTCATTAACTCAGGAAATAACGTTAACAGTCAGTGACAAACGCACAGCAGGATTTTCAGCGGCTTTGgagttatttctgctttttacaaAAGGCCTGATTTACCAGTAATCACTCTGGTGTGGGGgggaaaggatgggggaagaaaTCTGCTTTGTTCTTACCGTGTGCAAAGAGAGAAAATCTCTTTTTACATATAATAGCTAATAAACAGGAGCCCCCGAGTCTCTAACAGAAGAATCCACCGCAGCCTTGGGTCGAAAGCACTCAAGGAGCTGAGTGCTCACGGAATTAGCACTTCCAGATTAGGGACTCAGCCAGGGTTGACACTCCAACAcagatcctctgatttcaaacTCAGTGTTCCAGGAGGGGAACCTGACTTCCCAGGTCCTTGGGGGCAGCCTTTtcactgagtctaagttttacagaacaaatccttttatgaagacatttggattcagtcaaagggccacacttgagggcacagagggccacatgtggccttgaggccgcagatCCCCGACCCCTGCTCTACACCCCTGGCCTCAAGAAgtgccaataagcatttattaaaaacttgtGATGCTGTGGAACTGTGAGAGCTCCACACTGCTATAATAACTACAACCATCTAAAGGATGCATAAAACATAAACCTTACAGAGATATGAAGCCTGCTTACCCCCTCAGACCGTAATTTCCTTAAGTGCAGGGACTGTTTCTTGCCTCCTTTTGCATTTTCAcagcttagcacaggacctgacgcatagtaggtatttaaatcaacgctgactgattgactgactcaGAACTCTGTAAATTCCTGGTACACAATTAACCATAACCAAGAGAAGGTCATGCTTGAAAAGTGAGCCCAAGAACTCACCTGAGATATCCCTGGAGACCCCACATTATCATCCGGCCTGCCTAAGCCATCCAGACCCCTTTCTAGGTCTTGGGTAGACCATGTCTGGGCAAGAGTCACACCAAAGccttcagaaaaacaaaaagaaggacAAAACAATATTCAAACGCAGACTCACCGTTTTAACCTTCCAATGCTGCCCTGACACAGctgtttcattctgtcttctaatttgtttaatagctggaagaaaaaaaaggaatttatacAGGCAGCTCTGCTACGTGCATCAACTCGTAACAAGCTTATCAGAACGGCCTTCATCTCCACGGTGCCACATCAGACTTCATTGGGGCTTAGGTGAGAAATCGAATTAGGACAGACACCCCCCCCAACACACAGgtacagacacacacgcacacagatgtacatacacacacaggcacagacacaAGCACAGGCGCGCACACACAGGCACAGGCACAGACACAAGCACAGgcgcacaggcacacacacaggcacacacacatacacagaggcacacacgcacacaggcacatacacaggcagacacacatacacgcacGTACAGACACGCACACCCGCGCGCGCATACACACACGTGTCATCGCCCACACACCCAGGCTTGGCTACAGAGGCCTGCCCTCAGACTCAGGGAGGCACTTAAGCTGTATTTCTTCAAAGACGCAAACACTGGAATTCTGAGACAATTCAGCATCCCGCCCAAACCAACCCAAGCTGTCTCCTCTTCCTAGCcttgaaatacagttttaacTTCAGGTAACTCCAGCCAGTGTTtaaagagggagaagatgaaGGGGAAATAAAATTTGGGTTTTCACTTTTTCTGTGTACAAGATCCAGAGCCCCCAAAACAATCATACTCATGAgtcaaagagaattttaaaagggGGGAAGGGTATTCCCTAAGACCCAGACCTAGATCATCACTGATAAAACACCAATTCCGCAGGGGAGCTGGAAAACCAAGttacaaaaaaagaggcaaaaacagagACAGTACTTGAGTactatgtttatttgtatttagTACGATAGTCTGTATTTAAGTTGCATTTAACACCGTCTggataaaaaccaagaaataCCTACATTgtccatctcttctctccccttcaagTCATTGTGGTAACTCTGTACGTCCATCAACACTAATCCGTGTGGGTAAATTCTCAGACTggcaaaactgaaaaaaacatacatatattaagTTTTAACACTGGGGACTTAAGCAAAGAATTAGGTGGCAATGGTTTGCAACTCCTGTCACatgtacttttttaaactttcctaCCCAAAATCCTGTATTACCAACTGTCCTCTTAGCTAATCTTTCCTTCACGCAGGAAACCTACTTTAAATTTCTTCTCAAGGATGGTTAAGATTCAGGTGAGGCTCTACTCTGAGTATTTATAAGTCTTAGGGATGACAAGTATGCTTATCATTTTTGATATGTACATTTTACTCAGGTACTTCCATTATAAAGGtaggtttttaaaagaaaaatagccgTTTTCACCACACTAGTCTCTAAGTAAAACTGCAACTGGAAAGCACCATTTTTCTCACACCCCTAAATTAGTTCTttatgaatatacacacacaagaaaaaaacacttttagACATGGCTAATTCCTGCTGAAAGACTGGTGGAAAAAAagtctcactgaaaaaaattaggtGGCATAGAAGAGAGCCCCGGCCCCCGGGTCAGGGGgagcactggagtcagaagaacctaagatccaatctgacctcagacacctgacacttcctggctgtgtgactctgggcaagtcacttaaccctgagggtcttgccaaaaggaaaaatgaagttaaCTATCCATTTCAGGTAAGAAAGTTACCGGAGAAGAAGTCAGGAAGGTGGAGAGGTAGTTTAAAAAGAATGCTTGGGGAGTGTCAAAGGCCTCTGCATCAGAGGGTCAcaggaaaacaaaaaaccaaaaatccaACGTGATTTATTCCTGCGTCTGCTTTCTGACTGGCGAAGCCATGAGCTCATAAATACACAGCTATAGATAGAGatggagatatagatagatatctatcaTCTAAGACAGATAGACAGGCGTACAGACAGGGACTGACACGTAGTAATAAATGAGCTTGAGGTTAAGACGGGCCCCCCCATTCTTTGGGCAGCCCGTCAGGCTCCGTCATGTGTCGGTCAGTTTAGCTGaactgatttttctttccctcttctttgttAAAAGAGACGACTCACTGGGTGGTGGTGGAATATCTGATGTTTGAAATGGAGGAGGGGTTCTTGCTAGTTAAATCTTTAGTTCCTAACTCAATCCTTCCAATGCTACTCCACTATGCACCTCCTTCTGTGCATCTGTTTTTTGGGCAATTTCTTCTTCACGACCGCATATTAATTGTAGAAGTACCAAAACAAGGGAGGCTTCATGGATCACACAGTGTTTGAATTAGACGTTCAAGAATGCAGAAACCCAATTTAAAATGATAGCATTTTAGCGACAGCCACAGtcaagagaaggagagacagcACAGGGTTACGTTCCAAGGACAAGGGGTAACTGAGTTTGGCCAGAGCGTGTACAGAGGGAGTGTTAACGGGAGGCTGGTGCCAGGCTGTGGAAAGCCTTAACTGCCAAGCAAGGGAGACTCAGTTTTACTCAGGAGCCAACAAGATGGTAAGATCATAGACTCGGGTAAGGAAAGGGACCttcaagaagaaactgaggcccagggaggttaaataacctccccaaagtcacacaggtaagtacACGAGGCCAAACCTCACTGCTCCGTGCCACATCTCAGGAGGTACTGCGATGAAGGGAGATATACATGTACACGTACATATATGGGAGAACTGAAGACAGAGTTATATCATGCCAATTCATCAGGTAGGTGGACACCAAAGCTGGCATGAGAGTACGAacagaatacagaaaagaaagtggCTAAAAGAGGAACTGTAAAGTTAGAATCTACAGGAATGCAGAGCATTTTCTCCTAAGGAGCTTTATAAGCCTTCAAGTGTTACGTGTGTCAGCTAATATTACCAAGGGCAGGCACGAGGCTGTTTGATTTTGGGATCACCAAAACTATGTCCTGATTGAAGACGAGAAGTAAAGAATCCTAACAATAATGATGGTAGGTGACCCGGTGAGTCGAGTGCTGGGCCTGCATCAGGAAGACtttatcttcctcagttcaaaatCCAGCTTCCATGTAACGCCCTCCccagtaagtcatttaactctatctgcctcagtttcctcatatgcagaatatccttgagaaggaaatggcaaaccactccagtacctttgccaagagaacccccaaatggggtcacgcaGAGATgaccatgactgaaaaactaaacCACAGAAATCATTAAAATCATCACCTCCAGTTCATAAAGCACTTGAGATGTTATCTGACCATATCCTAGTGAGTTAAgggttcttatccccattttacaaaggaggaaactgaggtagacggttcaagggacttgcccaaaggctATCTGAGGCCAAATATGAACTGTTTTCCTGGCTTTAGACCCAACACTCTAATGACTGTgcccctagctgcctctaaagaGGTAGTTTATCATGAATGTGCCACAACGATCTAAAGACGAGATACTGCATGAATGATTCCGTCACTGATCA
Proteins encoded:
- the SMS gene encoding spermine synthase, producing MAAARHYTLDFQLRAKADGHDILKGLQSVFEEQAMTGTVHSWEDHGYLATYVSKNGSFASLRIYPHGLVLMDVQSYHNDLKGREEMDNLLNKLEDRMKQLCQGSIGRLKRLPALVRGGKIDKYWPTADGRLVEYDIDEVVYDEDSPYQNIKILHSKQFGNILILSGDVNLAESDLAYTQAIMGSGKEDYTDKEVLILGGGDGGILYEIVKLKPKMVTMVEIDQMVIDGCKKYMRKTCGDVLDNLNGECYQVLIEDCIPVLKRYAKEGRMFDYVINDLTAVPISTAPEEDSTWEFLRLILDLSMKVLKHDGKYFTQGNCINLTEALTLYEEQLSQLYCPVEFSKEIVCVPSYMELWVFYTVWKKTEF